In Pangasianodon hypophthalmus isolate fPanHyp1 chromosome 1, fPanHyp1.pri, whole genome shotgun sequence, the genomic window TCCAAATTCACTTCAAACTCTTTTGTAAaccatttgaacattttatagcTTGCATTAAGgattttcatattatttctaTGCCTGGGAACACCAGCATAACCTGTTTGCCAAAAACCATAAAGAAAATCAACTATGAAGCCAAAGCTTGAGTGGGACAGTCACAACTGCACATTATATGACTGAATGGTGAAAAGTGCCAGCAAATATTTGTTCTAAAACTACATGTGCATGCACAATCCCCACACGCAAAATGGATGACTGATTTTTGGGTCCTAATCTCTACTAACAGCCTCACAGCCAAAAACATGAGCTCATAGGTCTTGCTGTGGGGATGATATAAGCCACCAGTTAGCTACTGCTTACATTACAAATGACCACAAGCAGCAAACAGCAGAGCTTTAGTAGATGAATCAGCACTACTAAGAGGGAGGGACACAACTCTTCATTTATATCTATTCACATTCTTCTATGATTTGAAAGCTGATGCAGTTTTTGTGTTTGACCTGTGATAATGCCTGACCTACAGCTTTTATTAGTATTCTTTACTTAAGATAAAGTGCACTGTGAGCTTTGAACTAGGTTTCTCTGGAGGATTAATATTGcactttattcttcttataaaGCTCTAAAAGACCTGCTAAGGGATGGGTACATACAGCCAAGCAGTTTTATTAAACTCACTCATAGCCATGTGCCTCCCAGAGCATTGAATTAATCATAATGCATCACTCATCACAAAGCAGGAATTTTACTACACTCAGCTAATCTATTCCAAACCATGAGGCTGAATGTAATAAGGAAAACTTATGTGACCCCCTGCCCCCTCTCTTTCAGCCTAAAATGGAAACCAGCCAAGCCTGCTAATatccattaataaaaacaatctcTACAAATTTGAAATTTCCTGTCGCCTAGCAATACCACTGACAAGGAAATCTGACCCTAAATATGTCATTTCTTCTGGAAGTTTATTGAATTTAGTGCCCCTGTTTCTTCATACAAAATCCCCACACTGACCACACTGAAACCTAAAGAAGTGCTGCTAACTAAAGCATGCTATGAAGAAATAAGCACAATGTTTCAGAAGTGtgaatgacaaataaaatatcagtgtgacataaaaatataaaccagaTGCTGTACCGAGAAGTGctgttttaaattatatttacattttgcaatcaagagaaaaaaaatacatgtaattTACCTGTAAAATAGATTCTCTTGGTGCTTGGAGTAGCTTTATGTTTAGGTAATCTACATAACTCTAGTTGATTTTAGTAGTTCTACCTCACCTAGTGTAGGAGACCTTTGACTTAATCTGGTGTGATTATGCAGTATAGCACCTGGTGCAGGAATACATGAAGAAGTTTTCATAAGGGAGAGTGGATAGAGAGGAGAATGCTTTGAATTTAAAGATCTGTTAAATTAGCAGAGAGGCATTGTTAGCAGAGCAACAGGCTGGTCCCAAGGCTCTACTTAAGAAGGCTTGAAATGGACTTTACAAGGCCAGGCTGAAAGGCCCCGTTGGTTTTGCCCTCACCAGCTGCCTCCTTTACAAGGCACACTTCAAAGATGAGGTCCTGACTCAGACCACACCTAGCATGGGTTATGGAGTTTCAGCAAAGCAAAAAGATTCACGGGTCAGTAGTGATGACTTCTTTTGTATGGTATGAGGACCCTTAACATTTGTGTAAGAAAATAGAGGTTCAACAGTTTATAGTATTCAGACTTAGGCTTTTCAACATAGAATCATTCAGTGCTTCTAATCTAATCCCTGAGCACAGTGTTTAGCCTCAACCATCCCTAACCCagtttagattttaattttacaagTTCTAGGTTGTAGGTCTAACTTAGTTAGAAGAAACTCCTCTTTTAAACCTATCAAAGGTTTCCTTCAAAGtctaaatatattcatttattcgtcTTGAAGTATATTATTCTTCAATGGTTAAGTTCATTGGTTTTAAGAGGTTCTTTGTATAGATATATTATGGGTTGTTATCCTCATTAAAGGGTTGTAGTTTAGATCActttctgacaggaaaacacTCACCTTAAGTGAGCTAGATTTGAGCTTTTTTCGAAGAATGTACCATGAAAATAATAGGGAAGTTAAGTAGAtacgagagtgaggaatgtaaatcTGGACCTGGCAAAGGGCCCTGATAGTTTAAGGGGTTAACAATTACTCTTAACTCATTTGCTGTCAATAGGTAGCATATTTGTAACCTGGACTGTTGAATTCAGAGTTTTGAGAGTTCCTTAAAGCTGAGAACCTGAAGAACTAAAGAACTGAGAACCTGAGTATATTAAAATGAGGTCCATCtggttgtcttttcttttttatataatatagtcAATGTCAAAAGCACAGCATTTGTTTAAACTAAAGGGTAATATAAAGCTATGAGGACTGTCAGAGTGACTTTGATGGGCACtggattccacaaggttctgAGCAGTTCACTTTTTCCATCTCTCAGGCCCACTGACCTGCTTACTGTCTGAATTCTTTGGCTTCTGAGTAACGGGACAATTACAGCATGGAATTTCAGGGAGGACTGACTTCATTTGTGCTCCTGAAATAGAGGGACTGGTAGTCAAAAAAGCAAGGCCACAGATAGGCAATTACCAGAAGGCATCAAAGCAGTGAGGTTTGGGTTGCCAAATTATTCCTACTAAAAAAGCTGACCTTATAAGTGCTTATTTCCGCTCCATTGCTATATTCAAACTGCTTTGGGCTATTCATATATCTAATGAGATATAACATTTCACAACTATTTATGCCACTTTTGTGACATGTGAAATACTCTTTCTCTCAGTCCCACTCCTCTGGTTTTAAATGGGCCAGATGCAGAGACTGTGTCCCATTAGGGTCGGGTGCTTGTGAGCTTGGCACGTCCCCAGCAAGGGCTAGACAATCCTGTCCCTCAGCATTCTGGCCGTCCACCCGTCCATTCGGCCGACTCCGTAATGAGCCAGTCGGTCTGTCTGCGGTGCTGTGCAAAGGATTAGTTCCGAGTTTTGACAGCTCCCTAACCTGTGCCAAAAGCGAGAGGGAGGGGGGTTCTCTGTGAATAGTTTTTAGATTTTAACAGtggaaggaagggaggaagtTGGAGAGGCAGAGGGAGTAATAGCAATCAGATGCTGACAGCATGGCTCTGCTACTGAACTCATTCAGAGATATTAAATATCACTTGTGACACTGAGAAAAGGATAATGAAGAAAATCGGGTTTAGAGTGACAACATCCTGAGGGCAGGTGATGTCAGTTAAGCAGTAAAGTAATTCTGAATTCCTAAAAGGTTTGACAATAAAGAACTGCAAAGAACACTGTAGTGAAATTGAGAAATCTAAACCAAATTCAACACTCACCCTCCATCATTATTTGTGATTTTAGATGCTGCCAAGATATTGTCTTAAAGCCATTCACTATCTTTCCATTCACCGATCAACAGTGAGTTATTACTGCCTTCAGTGAGCTTTCATCAGTATGCCCATTTCTGAAACCGGTTTAAGCTCATATTAGTTTAAGCTCATTGGGGTTTGCTCTCTGTCACTTTTCAGTACCTTCCTGTGGCCTGAAGCAGTCATTCACTTTCATTAACCACCTATCCTTGACAGGGTGGTtcttgggaacactgggcatgaggcaggaatacaccctggatgggatgccagtcaacatacattcacacatttgTTCACACAATTTATCTTACCCAATCCACCtaatagcatgtttttgggaggtgggaggaaaccagaggaccaggaggaaacccacatgggcagaggaagaacatgcacagaaacagtCATTTGAGCTAAGGACTGActcagagaccctggagctatgaagcTGCAAAGCTAGCCACTGCACCACCGTGCCACGCTGTCCTGAAGCACTTCCTTTTTAATCAGCGCTAGTGAACAAAGTCACCACTCTGCACATTTAAGAGCCAATgttatgaatatataatatgaataatatagGGGTGCCTGTAGTATTCACACTCAGCaaccatttgtttattttaacctTTTAACTCTCAGTGTGCTATTCATAGGAAATCACATTACTCAGTaattactatgaattattcagtgacTACATTGAAATTAACAGGAATATAATGAATCTTTGTTTGGACTCATTGAGAGCTCATGGGAGTTTGGGGGTTAACTGGAACTGTAatgatttctgtttattataacTGCATGTCTTTAGGTAAGAAAGACACAAGTATTGTTAGCAGTATAAATATTCACTATTTGTGGGGTAATGAGAAGGATTTTTAGCATTTAGATCTTAAAGAGTGATATAGAACACTTTGTAGAAGACCATCAGGTTTCAATTGATGGAGAATGAAGGAAACACTTTTGAAtcaataagtgtgtgtgagttccaTCGCATTTTCACCCTGGATTTTGCGTTTACAGTGAAAGAGGGGGAGCAGTCCCCAGCCACTCCCCCACCACTactatactctctctctcacacacacacgcacacacgcgcacacacacacaccctataaaGCCAAGGCATAAGGAAACACTCAGCCGTAATAACATGTGGAACTGTTGAGGGATGAACGCTAGTGCAACACACTATATACTTTTCCACTTATTCACCCACTCAGGCTGGTGCTTGACACACTGGTTCTTTAAAGAGCAATCTGCAGAAGGAATATGCACTCATAATGACTGAATCATCATGAAGCGACTGAGTCTATCATCACAGGATTGGTTTAAGACACCGTTGGATTTCCGCAAACAGTGCTGCTGTTAACTAAGTGAAGGACTACAGTTTGTcttgtgttggtgtgttggtgaaTAGGATTGAGGGGCAACTAGTGTGTTAAGGTTTGTCCCTGTGGCCGTCTGAGGACTGGGTAAAAGAGGTAGACCGCAGTCCCCCTTGGTGGAAGGCTGCGAGTGTGAGACAGAGCAGGTGACGATGTCCTTTGCCATGGTTCACCCGTCTCCTGCCCGTTTCCTTTACTCTGAGATAAGCATTCTTTCAGAGGACGATGAGAACGGCAGCGAAAGCTCAGGATCTGATGACAAATTTCATCTTTCCACTCCTGGGTACAACACTATCAAAGCAGGCTCTCGCAAACGGAAGTACGACTGCAGGCCATCAGTTGGAGCCACCGATCTTCACTTGCCAATCTCAGAGACCCGGCAGCGTAATGCAGCGAACGCTCGAGAGCGAGACCGAACAAACAGCGTGAACACGGCTTTCACAGCTCTGAGGACACTCATACCCACTGAACCAGCTGACAGGAAGCTGTCCAAGATCGAGACGTTACGGCTGGCCTCCAGTTACATCTCTCACCTGGAAAATGTATTATTGGTGGGAGAAGCATGTGGAGATGGGCAGCCCTGCCACAAAAGCAGTGGGGCTCAACACAACCATCTCCATAAGAGCATAGATGCGAGCCCAGACTCAGAGAACTCCCAGCCCAGACAGATCTGCACCTTTTGCCTCAGTAACCAGAGAAGACTGGTGAGTAACACACAGTACACCTGAGAAATTTGATGGTATTACATGAAGCAGTTCAGGGTAGACTACCTTGCCTTTTTAAAGCAGTGTTTATCTCTGAAAGGTCTCATccacacattattttttataattatatttatacaataGCGTCTCTTTGTTCCCTAATTGGCCtgaatttgtgatttttgtaGATTTAGTGGATTTATGCTGCATAAtgatatataaatttaaaaacgtGTTGACACTCCACATTATTTATGTATCAAGTATGCCTATCATATCATTGAAATAGAAATTGTTCAAAGGTTTTTAGAGTTCATTTGTCTCACTACATGCTAAAGTACTCTAGCAACCAACctgttttaaattaatgtcaCTGCATATAAATTTCAAGGTAACTGTCTGGACTTCAACCCTCCCTCCGAGTTCAATATGATTTACAGTGaatctaatattttattaatctaataTTTTCAATCTAAAAAACATGACTAATTTAGGTTCTGAAACTTGGCACAAGTAAGGTTGGGCATAGCATCAgagttttgtttattatatgttatatgtttattatattgcaTTTCCTGTGTAACAGAATGAACATGACAAACAGCCAGTAAAAGTCAGGAATAGTGTGTGAAATGACATCAGCACACACAGAAGGCTATAGACATATTACTGTGCATCCCACATGACTGTGTGCTGCTCTGGAAACATCTGGCTTGCAAAATTCCTAAAATTCCAGTTAGATCATTGGTCTACGATCAGTGGATGCCCCTCAGATCCTAATGAATGCCAGCATCCCTGTGAAAGCTCTTAAATCATCACTTACGTGAAAAATTTAACCATATGACCAAAGTCTAGTACCTGTTTTACAACTCTAACCGAAAGACATGCAGGGAAAAGGGCTCAATAAATACACCAAGAATTGAAATCTCTGACATAATTTATTAGATTACTGCATTAATgcttaaaattaaacataaaatgtaattatgttTAATTGGGATAATAGAAAAGCACAAGCAATTTATAATTTAAGGTAATGCAATAACACTGaactataattcatttttatgtttccAGGCAATAACAGATGCAGGCATATgtacacatacgcacacacacacacacacacacacacagacacacacacacacacacaataaccaTACTGGTCCTTTTGTCTGCAGCTTTAGGAAGTTTGGTAATCCAATCAGTGTCTGCACATGGCTGTAATGATGTAGTATTACTCACTACATTACTGTTACTCACATTCAACCTTCAAGAGCAGTTAGTTTGACTATAGTAATCCACAGTTATATATCATTAAGTTATACATCATGAAATACTCATAAGAATTCAGATATGAACGCACGGTTTGAGTGTACCAATGGCACTAACCTCAGGTTAACAACAGTGTGAACAAGAGTAATTCATGCCAGCTGGCTCTCACAGCATACAAGTGAGATTGGAAAAATTGAGGCATGCTGCCCCCTCAGCTGACGTTATGGCCAGACACCCTGTACCTCAAGGAGATCAGGTTCCCTAAAAGCGCTCGCTTTCAGATAAAACCCTAATTACTTCTCACGGCACTGAAGAAAGGCTGGCGGCTTATTTATGGTTAGTTACACCATTTTAGTGTAGTTTAGCATTTTAATGtctgtatttaatgtgtttatattaagaTCTATTACAATAAATTCTATTACAAAGTGCCTGACTAAAATCTTGAAACTGGAGATGTTACTTGTGCTGTGAAATTGACTTATTGTTATTGCTTTGGTGTTTCAgaacaaagacagagaaagaaaaacagctatAAGAAGTtaatgatgaagaagaagaacataCTGTGCATTCACCTGAATTCTAACTGTATGTTTTTCCTAATGTATTGTAAGTATGCTACTGCAGCATCATACATGAACCTTTATTTATCCTATAATTGTACATTTATTAATGGACTGCATCCCTGTGGACTACACCAATCACTTTGCTACAGTGGCTTCATGTGTCAGAGCTTCGAGGACTTTACTTTCAATCATTAGCACACAATGTTTGTGCTGAACAGGGCACATTAAGACTCTATGAATTTAAGCATTGAGAAGACAAAAGACTACATATAATTTCTTGATATCAAAAGAAGAAACCAGCACTGATTTGCTAAATGCTATATTATAATGGAGATGAATCAGTTCACCTTTGACCTGCTCCAGCTTTAACAGCAAGAGTGGAATAAAGTTCTTTCAGATTCTGATAAACATCAGCCCTTACCTGTGTCTACTTTGTTTACAATTTGAAATGTGCAGATATCAGTTATAATGTGAAGTAAATGGTCTTATCTATGCAGTAGTTCTGTGCcacttattaatattatgtttgTAATCAAATTTCGGTATCAGAATAGCTTTCTGTATACGTAACACTAGTGCTTTGATTGCTTATTTAATCAATTCGTTAATGacaagaaaaaattaaaattacagctATCGAATGACAGAGAAGTCAagacatgaatgtgtgtgtatgtgaaagagagagacagacagacagacagaccattGGAGTTTTGTGTTCACAGGAGATCTGGAAAATTATCAGTCACAAATTGTTCTCTACTTTACCTGTAGATTCTGTTACACAcgcattccacacacacacacagaagcaatAAGTGCATAGTATTCCCCCATTAAAACACGAGTATTTACTTCTGTCAGTCCACACACTTTCATTCTTCATACTGCACTTTTCTATCACTCCTGCTGAGCCTGATACTGTGATTGAGAGACTGATTGTCATTTTATTGCCTTTAATACTTGTGGCAACACGATGTTCAAATTTCAGCATGGCACAATAATCGTATTGTCCATAAATTCAACATTTCAGGCAGGCATTGAACCAGAGGGATGATCCATGCATTATATTTGCAGAAGAAGTTATATATGCATGTACTTTATATTTTGCCaacaagataaaaatgaaaatgtaatatagtgtaaggtcatgtcattttttatgatgaaaaatgtccTACCCTTATCAGACTAACCTCTCAGAAAGTTTACTTCCTGTGTTAAGCATTGGGCTAAATGCAGTTTCATCTGATAACATAATAGGGATGGCACAGTGGCACAGAACtgccacttcacagctccagggtccccagtttgatcctgagctcaggttactgtctgtgttgagtcttgcatgttctccctgtgtccaagtgggttttctctggcttcttcccaaaaacatgctggtaggtagaTTGGCAACCCCAAAGGTATTAATGAGTCTgggaatgtgtgtatgcatggtgtcctgtgacgGACAGGCATCTCATCCGGGTTTGCCTAGAGCTCCTGGGATAGAcgctggatccactgtgaccctaaccaggataaagcacttattgaagataaataaatgaatgaatgtgtatttcataacaatttaaaaattgaaaacAAATATTGAACAAATATCTTACTGCCATTTTCTTCAGGGAGTCATCACAGCTTCACATGATTCTTCAGCCAGCTTCAGGTTAGGGCTGACTTACCCAGTAGACACCCTGTGAACTCTGAACTCTGTGACCCGTGTATTGTGCTCAGATAATTTACTCCACTTGCTCCCCCTCCTCTGTCTGAATCCATTATCCAACAGCAACACAAGTCTATTCTCAGAGTTGCAGAGCCATCCAAATTCCCCATTGCTACAGACAGAAAGCCACTGACTGCTGGAGTAAAACATGAgatttttgcagcatttgttTTGTTCAAAAGGGTATTGCTCTGTTGCAGTGCTTAACACTAGCCTGCCCTCTGTCATCTTTGTGTGATTTTACTCCTCCTGACCATCACGCTGTGTGATTGAGTGGACCTTGTCAAATGTCAAAGTCAAGGCAAGAAGCCATAagccataaaaaaaatctgctgaagCTGTCTATGGCAGAGTTttacagtttggtgatttctgAAGCAATCTGTGGACCTGCGTGTGATTATCTGCTTGTTGTTTGGTCAGACTCTTT contains:
- the scxb gene encoding basic helix-loop-helix transcription factor scleraxis; translated protein: MSFAMVHPSPARFLYSEISILSEDDENGSESSGSDDKFHLSTPGYNTIKAGSRKRKYDCRPSVGATDLHLPISETRQRNAANARERDRTNSVNTAFTALRTLIPTEPADRKLSKIETLRLASSYISHLENVLLVGEACGDGQPCHKSSGAQHNHLHKSIDASPDSENSQPRQICTFCLSNQRRLNKDRERKTAIRS